The Bacteroidota bacterium sequence CATAGCGGACACGGATAGATGTTTCGAAACTGTACATATTGATTGGAGAATAAGGATTATTTAAAAGGCGAATTGGGTTCACTGGCCATTTCTTTATAAGCCAGATAATCAACAATATGAGGGATAATCCGGTGTACCAACACCAAGACTTTTCCTTCAAGCGTAAAAATAATATTTCTGCGGCGGTGAACCAATCCTTTATATATGCGGTGCGCAACTTCCCCAGCAGGCATCAGTTTGTTCTCATCCCTGGGCGAGGTTCCCTGCTCATGTCCGTCAGGGCCCAAGGCAGTCCTGCGAATGTTCGAAGCGGTAAAACCCGGGGCAACAATCATCACGTGCAAGCCCGTTTTCAAGTTTTCTATGCGCAAGGATTCCAGAAAACCGTTCATGGCAAATTTTGAAGCCGAATAACCCGTCCGTCCGGGTAAACCTTTAAAACCGGCAATTGAAGAAATGCCCACCACAGAGCCTTTATTTTTCAAAAGACAGGGTAAAGCGTATTTCGTACAATATACTGTTCCCCAGAAGTTTACATCCATTAATTGTTTTATGACTTTAAGATCCAGTTCGTTAAAGAGGGCCCGCATGGATATGCCCGCATTATTGATCAGCACGTCGATAGTACCGAAACGTTTCAGGGTCTGGTCTACCAAATTTTTACATTCCTCCTCTGAAGTCACGTCAGTGGGAACCGCCATGGCTTCTGCACCTTTTGAAAGGAGTTCCTTTTCGATTTCTTTTAATTTTTCCTGGTTTCTCGCTGCAAGAACAACTTTCATTCCATGCATTGAGCATTCCCTGGCACATGCCAGTCCGATGCCTGAGGAAGCTCCTGTAATGATGACCACCTTATTTGTCATGATTCACGGTTTTATATTCAAAATATTGAATTTTATTGCAAATCTCTATATGCCCAAAAATAAACATTATTTATTAATTTAAACAATAACAAATAAAACGAATATTAAACAGTATTCAATAGGCAGGAGCAAAACAGAAAACAGAGGGGAATATACCCATTCATAAAATAATTGTTCTTATTATTTGTTCATATACAATTCATTAAAAAAAATCAGGAGATTATCTTCAAAAAAAGTCCATATTTTCTTTGAAGAAATCATAAACACTGCTATCTTTGCACCCGCAATCACAAAAAAACGATTCAGTAGCTCAGTTGGTAGAGCACATCACTTTTAATGATGGGGTCCTGAGTTCGAACCTCAGCTGGATCACTAAAGCCTCAGTAATTGAGGCTTTTTTTGTATCCTGGCATAAACGTAACTTAATGAATTACAGATATATAAGATACAGGATGAACAGTTTTTCAAACTATTTCAAACTATCTCAAACAATTTCAAACTACTTAAAACTATCTCGGATAATTGTATGGCCAGGATTTACAGGATCAACAGGTTTTCAAATTTTATAAAATTCAAATTAATCTGTAATATAGTTAGATTTACGAGGACTTAAAGAATTTACGAGAATTGTTATTATTTCCTTTGAAGAATTCATAAATCCTCTTATCTTTGCACCCGCAATCAAGAAGAAAACGATTCAGTAGCTCAGTTGGTAGAGCACATCACTTTTAATGATGGGGTCCTGAGTTCGAACCTCAGCTGGATCACTAAAGCCTCAGAAAATGAGGCTTTTTTTTTGCCTGTGCCAATTGTTATACAATTGATATACAGGTTATTATAAGTTCTAATTAAATGATTTTTTAGGGATTTTATAGAAAAGTAGCTTAGTCTCTGCTCACCCTCCGAAAAATCATACTGCCACAGGCCATGCTATACGCGGTGCCCGAGCGGAGACTATGGCATTCATTATTAAATTATTGATTCCTTGCGGTTTTACGCCTTGGCGAGAAACGTATTTTCACGCAAATATTTTGACAGGATTAACATGATTTACAGGTTGTTCCCAACAACCTTTGGAAATTAAACCTGTTAATCCTGTAATCCTGTCTATAATTTAAGGTGGCTAAGCGGAGTCAACAACCGGTTTTAAAAGCATACAGGCAAGGGGTGTAAAATTCACTATTTTTTTATTACCTTCATCAGAAAATGTCTATTGAGGGAATAAATATGCATCAAATAGACACCGGGTATATATTTGCCAAAATCCATGTCGAAATTTTGTTCGGATTTTTTCTTTTTAATTTTCTGCAATACTTTACCAAGGTTATCACAAATTTCAACCGTATAATCTGAATCCAAATTATTGTTTAAGGTTATTCTGACCATAGCAGAGGTGGGGTTCGGGAAAATCCTAATTATATTGCCATCGGGATTTTTTTTAATTCCTGTGGGAATAAATGTTATGACATTGGAAGATTTGGATGAACAATTATCTATTGTTACGATCACATAATAATCTCCTTTTTGATGGGGAATATAAGTACAATTCGTTGCTTCCGGAAGTTTGTTGTCATAAAAATACCATTGATTGCCTAGGATTGAATTGGATTTTAAGATACTGTCATTTAAAGTAATCACAGGCACAGCCGGAATTTTATTTACAATAAGGTTTGTTGTAATTGTACTGTCACAACCCGAAACCGCTTTCAGGTTCTCGGTATACATGCCGCTTAAGGTGTGCCCTTTATAACTTTGACCTTCACAAATATTC is a genomic window containing:
- a CDS encoding SDR family oxidoreductase, with protein sequence MTNKVVIITGASSGIGLACARECSMHGMKVVLAARNQEKLKEIEKELLSKGAEAMAVPTDVTSEEECKNLVDQTLKRFGTIDVLINNAGISMRALFNELDLKVIKQLMDVNFWGTVYCTKYALPCLLKNKGSVVGISSIAGFKGLPGRTGYSASKFAMNGFLESLRIENLKTGLHVMIVAPGFTASNIRRTALGPDGHEQGTSPRDENKLMPAGEVAHRIYKGLVHRRRNIIFTLEGKVLVLVHRIIPHIVDYLAYKEMASEPNSPFK
- a CDS encoding T9SS type A sorting domain-containing protein is translated as NICEGQSYKGHTLSGMYTENLKAVSGCDSTITTNLIVNKIPAVPVITLNDSILKSNSILGNQWYFYDNKLPEATNCTYIPHQKGDYYVIVTIDNCSSKSSNVITFIPTGIKKNPDGNIIRIFPNPTSAMVRITLNNNLDSDYTVEICDNLGKVLQKIKKKKSEQNFDMDFGKYIPGVYLMHIYSLNRHFLMKVIKK